Proteins co-encoded in one Sporosarcina sp. FSL K6-1522 genomic window:
- a CDS encoding CCA tRNA nucleotidyltransferase: MTTIFGTASSREVIRTLEQAGYEAVFVGGAVRDYVLGKPATDMDIATSAEPDEVKAVFSTTFDVGIAHGTVLVLMHREPIEVTTYRTEGTYSDNRRPDEVQFVKSLREDLQRRDFTMNALAMTIDGELIDPFGGRNDLAQRVIRAVGNPEDRFKEDALRMFRAIRFTAVLDFMIEPQTFEAIRNHAGRLRHISVERLKAEMDKLLIGVNPKAAFTAMQQTGLGSHLPLFPHDIDGLGRTVPFESILEGWACFMISGDFSPAAVAKAYKLSNVEKKFLMEVHALYVKRKVQDYIVDDYYHYASDVFQTVEKLRDALDEASDTLTSTEIEQQQQALPIQSKEELVVTGKDLIAWSGLAGGRWTGTWMKEIEQAVLHGLCNNDPNDIKDWFSREYKREK, encoded by the coding sequence ATGACAACCATATTCGGAACGGCGTCGAGCCGTGAAGTTATTCGCACGCTTGAGCAAGCAGGCTATGAAGCTGTTTTTGTTGGAGGAGCCGTTCGGGATTATGTGCTCGGAAAGCCGGCGACCGATATGGATATTGCAACCTCTGCTGAGCCAGATGAAGTGAAGGCGGTCTTTTCAACGACGTTTGACGTTGGTATTGCACATGGAACTGTGTTAGTTCTTATGCACAGGGAACCGATTGAAGTGACGACATACCGAACGGAAGGGACGTATTCAGACAATCGCCGGCCAGATGAAGTGCAGTTTGTGAAATCGTTACGGGAAGATTTACAACGGCGTGATTTTACAATGAATGCGCTGGCGATGACGATTGATGGCGAATTGATTGACCCGTTTGGAGGGAGAAATGATTTGGCGCAGCGTGTCATTCGTGCTGTAGGCAATCCCGAAGATCGTTTTAAGGAAGATGCGCTTCGCATGTTTCGCGCAATTCGTTTTACAGCCGTCCTTGATTTTATGATTGAACCGCAAACCTTTGAAGCGATTCGTAACCATGCAGGGCGACTTCGTCATATTTCAGTCGAGCGTTTGAAAGCTGAGATGGACAAATTGCTGATAGGTGTTAATCCGAAAGCGGCATTCACCGCTATGCAACAGACAGGCTTGGGGAGCCATCTGCCATTGTTTCCGCATGATATAGATGGCTTGGGACGTACAGTTCCTTTTGAATCGATACTAGAGGGCTGGGCTTGCTTTATGATCAGCGGCGATTTTTCACCGGCCGCTGTGGCGAAGGCTTATAAATTGTCCAATGTTGAAAAGAAATTCCTGATGGAAGTTCATGCACTATATGTGAAACGCAAGGTACAGGATTATATTGTCGATGATTACTACCACTATGCTAGCGACGTCTTTCAGACAGTGGAAAAGCTACGTGACGCACTTGATGAAGCATCCGACACGTTAACGAGTACCGAAATCGAACAACAGCAACAAGCATTGCCCATCCAATCGAAAGAGGAGCTTGTTGTAACGGGCAAGGACTTAATCGCCTGGAGTGGTTTAGCTGGCGGGCGCTGGACAGGAACGTGGATGAAGGAAATTGAACAAGCTGTTTTACATGGCTTGTGCAACAATGACCCAAATGACATAAAGGACTGGTTTAGCCGTGAGTATAAACGTGAAAAATGA
- the bshA gene encoding N-acetyl-alpha-D-glucosaminyl L-malate synthase BshA: MLGLKKLKVGVICYPSLGGSGVIATELGLMMADKGHEMHYITSGKPFRLIDAHPNIHFHEVKIDGYAVFKYPPYDIALANRIAQVIESEQLDLLHVHYAVPHAISAVLAKDMANSKIGIITTLHGTDVTILGHDPGLQNTVRYGINKSDIITAVSKSLRQETLELIKPEKDILTVYNFIDEQKYQPVDPGTLKADLGIETHDKVIIHISNFRKVKRIEDIISSFKEVAQTVDAKLLLVGEGPEKTDMEALVRELGLRDQVIFTGKRDDLPELLAISDIMFHLSEKEAFGLVILEGFACGVPAIATAVGGMPEVIEDGVDGHLVPLGDTAMVAQKAKTLLMDEALYETMKSSALQTAAKKFCSTTIVAQYEELYYELAGRT; the protein is encoded by the coding sequence ATGTTAGGCTTGAAGAAATTGAAAGTTGGTGTCATTTGCTACCCTTCGCTTGGAGGTTCAGGTGTCATTGCGACTGAACTTGGTCTGATGATGGCAGATAAAGGCCATGAAATGCATTACATTACATCGGGGAAACCATTTCGTTTGATTGACGCACATCCGAATATTCATTTCCATGAAGTGAAAATCGATGGCTACGCGGTGTTTAAATATCCGCCGTATGACATTGCGCTGGCGAATCGCATTGCTCAAGTCATTGAAAGCGAGCAGCTGGACTTGTTGCATGTCCATTATGCGGTTCCACATGCAATCTCGGCGGTGCTGGCAAAAGACATGGCGAATTCCAAGATTGGGATTATCACTACTTTGCATGGAACGGACGTGACCATTCTTGGGCATGACCCAGGCTTACAAAATACGGTCCGTTATGGTATCAATAAATCGGATATTATCACGGCTGTGTCGAAGTCGTTACGCCAAGAGACCCTCGAATTGATTAAGCCGGAAAAAGATATTTTGACGGTTTATAATTTTATCGATGAACAAAAATACCAACCGGTGGATCCGGGGACATTAAAAGCGGATCTTGGAATTGAGACGCATGATAAAGTGATTATCCATATTTCGAATTTCAGGAAAGTGAAACGGATTGAGGATATTATTAGCAGTTTTAAAGAGGTTGCGCAGACGGTCGATGCCAAGTTATTACTTGTAGGTGAAGGCCCTGAGAAGACCGATATGGAAGCACTTGTGAGGGAGTTAGGACTCCGAGATCAGGTGATATTCACAGGGAAGCGGGATGATTTGCCTGAATTGCTAGCAATTAGTGACATCATGTTCCATCTCTCGGAAAAAGAGGCGTTTGGCCTTGTCATTCTGGAAGGATTTGCTTGTGGCGTACCTGCGATTGCGACCGCCGTTGGAGGAATGCCAGAAGTGATTGAAGACGGTGTGGATGGCCATCTCGTGCCCCTCGGTGATACCGCAATGGTAGCCCAAAAGGCGAAGACCTTACTGATGGATGAGGCGTTGTATGAAACGATGAAAAGCAGTGCTTTACAAACAGCTGCAAAAAAATTCTGTTCAACGACAATTGTTGCGCAATATGAAGAACTCTATTATGAATTGGCGGGACGTACATGA
- the dapB gene encoding 4-hydroxy-tetrahydrodipicolinate reductase codes for MIKVAIAGIRGRMGSTALQAITGAPDMEVVAALDYKYEGMYYHDSAVTEEPVGIPFYTSLADLAADTQPDILLDVTDPDAVFHNVKEAIALGIHPVVGTSGLTQDHLAILSELSVAARLGGIIAPNFSIGAVLMMKFSAMAARYLGDVEILEMHHDRKLDAPSGTAVKTADMIKEVREPHVQGHPEEQEHQAGARGADVEGMKIHSIRLPGLLAHQQVLLGGEGELLTIRHDSFDRNCFMPGILMAIREVREQEHLIYGLENIIE; via the coding sequence ATGATTAAGGTAGCAATAGCAGGTATACGTGGCAGAATGGGGAGTACAGCACTACAAGCGATCACAGGAGCACCGGATATGGAAGTTGTGGCAGCGCTCGATTATAAATATGAGGGTATGTATTATCATGATTCGGCTGTCACTGAAGAACCGGTAGGGATTCCATTCTATACATCACTTGCCGATTTGGCGGCGGATACACAGCCGGATATTCTTTTGGATGTGACAGACCCGGATGCGGTTTTCCACAATGTTAAAGAAGCGATAGCACTTGGCATTCACCCTGTTGTGGGAACGTCTGGTTTAACTCAAGATCATCTTGCGATTTTATCTGAACTATCGGTAGCTGCACGACTCGGTGGGATCATTGCGCCGAACTTTTCAATCGGTGCAGTTCTGATGATGAAATTTTCTGCCATGGCGGCAAGGTATTTAGGTGATGTGGAAATTCTTGAAATGCATCATGATCGAAAACTAGATGCACCGTCAGGAACGGCTGTCAAGACTGCGGATATGATTAAAGAAGTTCGAGAGCCGCATGTTCAAGGGCATCCAGAAGAGCAAGAACATCAAGCAGGCGCACGCGGTGCAGACGTTGAAGGGATGAAAATACATAGTATTCGATTGCCGGGCTTGCTTGCCCATCAGCAAGTGCTACTTGGTGGTGAGGGAGAGCTTCTCACAATCCGTCATGATTCGTTTGATCGTAATTGCTTCATGCCGGGGATTCTGATGGCGATACGTGAAGTTCGAGAACAAGAGCATCTGATTTATGGACTAGAAAATATTATTGAGTAA
- a CDS encoding nucleotide pyrophosphohydrolase: MEQKKTMEQLQQQVDSYINGFKEGYFPPMELLARLTEELGELSREVQNVYGMKKKKPEEAARSLEEETGDLLFVLICFANSQGISLEKALATVMTKFEQRDANRWTKKEETQ; this comes from the coding sequence ATGGAACAAAAAAAGACAATGGAACAGTTACAACAGCAAGTCGATTCGTACATAAATGGTTTCAAAGAAGGCTATTTCCCACCGATGGAGCTGTTGGCAAGGTTAACAGAAGAACTTGGGGAATTGTCGAGAGAAGTGCAAAATGTCTATGGCATGAAAAAGAAAAAGCCGGAAGAAGCGGCTCGTTCACTAGAAGAGGAAACAGGCGATTTGTTATTTGTGCTGATTTGCTTTGCGAATTCGCAGGGCATTAGCTTGGAAAAGGCGCTTGCCACTGTTATGACGAAGTTTGAACAACGAGATGCGAACCGTTGGACTAAAAAGGAGGAAACACAATGA
- a CDS encoding zinc metallopeptidase: protein MFWIYFAAIIILPLYAQFKVKSTYNKYSRVRSTSGMTGAEVARLILDKNGLHDVRVVETQGFLSDHYNPMTKIVALSPHNYREASVAGTAVAAHEVGHAIQDKEAYSFLRFRHRLAPAASITSNASWIFIMIGLFTSNTFLGIGILLLAVGVLFQLVTLPVEFNASTRAMNQIVELNVIRNEEEPDAKKVLNAAAMTYVAAAAVAVLELVRLLLIFTGRNNSEEQ from the coding sequence ATGTTTTGGATTTACTTTGCGGCAATTATCATCTTGCCACTTTATGCCCAATTCAAAGTGAAAAGCACATATAACAAATATTCAAGAGTTCGTTCGACATCGGGCATGACGGGTGCTGAGGTTGCGCGCCTCATTCTCGATAAAAATGGTTTGCATGATGTACGTGTTGTAGAAACGCAAGGTTTTTTGAGTGATCATTATAACCCGATGACGAAAATCGTTGCTTTATCTCCACATAATTATCGCGAGGCATCTGTTGCAGGCACGGCTGTGGCGGCACATGAAGTCGGACATGCGATTCAGGATAAGGAAGCTTATTCATTTTTGCGTTTTCGTCACCGTCTAGCACCTGCTGCGAGTATTACGTCTAACGCATCATGGATTTTCATCATGATTGGGTTGTTTACCTCAAACACATTTCTGGGGATTGGAATCTTGTTGCTTGCGGTTGGAGTTCTATTCCAGCTCGTGACTTTACCAGTGGAATTTAACGCCTCGACGCGTGCGATGAATCAAATTGTCGAACTGAATGTCATTCGCAATGAAGAAGAGCCAGATGCCAAGAAAGTGTTAAATGCGGCAGCGATGACGTACGTTGCGGCAGCAGCAGTTGCTGTACTTGAATTGGTTCGTCTGTTGTTAATTTTTACAGGTAGGAATAATAGCGAAGAACAATAG
- a CDS encoding DUF1405 domain-containing protein, which produces MGSFINRIWLILSHKSFLWILLYVNLLGTVYGYYWYMSQLEITEPKFWIFVPDSPTASLFFTLAIIGWLIGRNFKLIEALALITLVKYGLWAVVMNLLTLVETGAIGPVGWMLIGSHFAMALQAVLYSRMYRFGVIHIAIAAIWTLHNDVIDYVFGQMPIYRDLMKHMDQIGYFTFWLSIACIGLAYWVWKKRTKNAIR; this is translated from the coding sequence ATGGGTTCATTCATAAATAGAATTTGGCTTATCCTATCGCATAAATCCTTCCTATGGATTTTGCTATATGTCAATTTATTAGGCACCGTATACGGTTATTACTGGTATATGAGTCAATTAGAAATTACAGAGCCGAAGTTCTGGATCTTTGTGCCAGATAGTCCGACAGCAAGTTTGTTTTTTACGTTAGCCATTATCGGTTGGTTAATTGGACGGAATTTTAAACTCATTGAAGCACTCGCGCTGATTACCCTTGTAAAATACGGTCTTTGGGCAGTTGTCATGAACTTATTGACGTTGGTTGAGACGGGTGCGATTGGTCCGGTTGGCTGGATGTTGATTGGTTCACATTTTGCTATGGCGCTTCAGGCGGTGCTGTACAGTCGAATGTATCGATTTGGTGTGATTCATATTGCGATTGCGGCGATTTGGACGCTACATAATGACGTTATCGACTATGTATTCGGCCAAATGCCGATTTATCGGGATTTGATGAAGCATATGGACCAAATCGGTTATTTCACATTTTGGTTATCCATTGCTTGTATTGGTCTCGCTTATTGGGTATGGAAGAAAAGAACGAAAAATGCTATACGATAA
- a CDS encoding c-type cytochrome: MQRGKGMKFVGDSRIKATNKMPNVPKDYSEYPGKTEAFWPNFLLKEWMIGAVFLIGYLILTVAHPSPLERQADPTDTMYTPVPDWYFLSMYQLLKYEFASGDYNIIGALVMPGLAFGALMLVPFMDTSKERRPFKRPLPTAFMLLSFAALFYLTWESVVNHDWEKQKALGAIVEEVQFDPESEGYQMYAGATCIGCHGDAFQGGLGKPLANTGLTADEVVTIVKDGQGDMPPGTWEGSDEDLQVLAEFIEGLNQ; the protein is encoded by the coding sequence ATGCAACGCGGAAAAGGGATGAAGTTTGTCGGAGATTCGCGCATTAAGGCTACGAATAAGATGCCGAACGTCCCAAAAGACTACTCGGAATATCCGGGTAAAACGGAAGCTTTCTGGCCAAACTTCCTTTTGAAGGAATGGATGATTGGTGCCGTTTTCTTAATCGGTTATTTAATTTTAACAGTTGCGCACCCATCACCGCTTGAACGTCAAGCGGATCCGACAGATACTATGTATACGCCGGTTCCAGACTGGTACTTCCTTTCGATGTACCAATTGCTGAAATATGAATTTGCTTCTGGAGATTATAACATTATTGGAGCACTTGTTATGCCAGGATTGGCATTTGGAGCATTAATGCTCGTGCCATTCATGGATACATCAAAAGAGCGCCGTCCGTTTAAGCGTCCGCTACCAACAGCATTTATGCTTCTTTCATTCGCAGCACTTTTCTATTTAACATGGGAATCTGTTGTCAATCATGACTGGGAAAAGCAAAAAGCATTGGGTGCGATTGTGGAAGAAGTTCAATTCGATCCAGAGTCGGAGGGCTACCAAATGTATGCTGGGGCGACCTGTATTGGTTGTCACGGAGATGCATTCCAAGGTGGACTTGGGAAGCCGTTGGCTAACACTGGTTTAACAGCTGATGAAGTTGTAACAATTGTCAAAGATGGTCAAGGGGACATGCCTCCTGGCACTTGGGAAGGTTCGGATGAAGATCTACAAGTTCTTGCCGAATTTATCGAAGGGCTAAATCAGTAA